The genomic DNA CCTTGATCTTCACGATGCCGCCGTCCGGGCCCTTGCGGTTGATGCTGATACGGCCATCGGAGGCCCGCTGGGTCATGCCGCCGGCGATGGCGATGGCGCGCATGACGGTGAGCTCCGGCTCCACCGGAAACGACCCCGAGCGCGACACTTCCCCATGCACATAGAAGCGCGGCGCCTGCGCCAGGAAGACCACGTCGCCCGCCTGCAGGACCACGTTCTGGATCTCGCGGGCCGGCAACTGGCGGTTGCCCACGAAGAGCTCCACACGCTGCTGCGTGAAGGGATCGATGCCAGGACGGATCAGCACGGCGGTGTCGGATGCGCCTTCACGCACGCCGCCCGCCATCGCCAGCAGTTCCAGCAGGGTCAGGCGGCCTTCGATGGCATAGCGCCCGGGCCGGTTGACCTCGCCCAGGATGGAAGCCACGCGGCTGCGCACGCGCAGCACATCCACGGCCACCTTGGGATCCTGCAGATAACCGCCCTTGCGCAGGCCTTCCGCCACGCGGCGGCCGACCTCGGTGGGCGCCAGGCCGCTGACGTCCAGCTCGCCCAGGAAAGGCACGGTGATGCGGCCATCGGCATCGATGGTGAGCCGCGCATCGAGCTCGGGCTGGCCCAGCACGCTGACGGACAGCGTGTCGCCCGGCCCCACCACGGCCACGGCGCCCGAGGCCTCGACCACGGTCTCGACGGGCGCGACCAGCGGGCCGACGTCGCTCACGGACTCGGGCAAGGCGCGCGGCGCGGGCGCGGCGATGGCCGGGGACGCGGGCGCCGGCACGGGCTCGAAAACGGGTGCGGGCGCCGGCGTGGCAGCGGGCGCGGCAACGGGTGCGGGCGCGGTGCCACGCGGCATGGTGGTCGTATCGACGATCTCGGGTCCGCTGCGCAGGACGGGCTGCGGCGCCGTCGGCGCGGCCCGCGGCGTCACGCGAAACGGGTTCTCGGAGGGCAACGGGATCTGGGCCTGTGCCGCCATGCAGCATGCCAGCCCGAGCAGGCCCGCCGCCACGTTGCGCCATACCTTCGAGCTCGCCAAGATCGTTCTCCGCATGTGGGCACGCGGCCACACGCCGCGCAGTGCGCCATTATAGGTATAACTCCGGCACGATTTTCTACATACAATGCCGGCATGGGCATGCCGCGCCCGCCATAACCTCGACGACCTCCTGATGCCCGCGCCCCCTGCCCCGATCCGCCGGCTGTTCGGCCTGGATATCCTGGCCGTGACGTTCGATGAAGCCGTGACGCTGCTCAGCGAGGCCGCCGTTCGCCGCGATGGCGCCGCCAAGGTGGTCGTCACGCCCAACGTGGACCACGTGGTGCGCCTGGAGCGCCAACCCGAGTTCAAGCGCAACTACGCACAAGCCGACTTCCTGTTTGCCGACGGCATGCCCGTCATCTGGGCCAGCCGCCTGCTGGGCGAACCGCTGCCCGAGCGCGTTACCGGCGCCGATCTCTTCACCGCGCTGTGCCGCCAGGCCGTCGCCGGCAACTGGCGCGTGGCCCTGCTGGGCGGCATGCCCGGCGACGAAGCGCGGCTGCAAGCCCGTTTCGAGGAATACTACCCCGGCTTGCGCATCGATATCCGCTGCCCCTCCATGCGCTTCGATCCCCATGGCGAAGAAGGCCTGGCAGCGGCCGACTGGGTGCGCGAGCTGGACGCCGACGTCGTGTTCGTCTGCCTGGGCATGCCCAAGCAGGAGAACTGGTCGCTGCGCCACGCCCCCTCCTTCGGCGGCGGCATCGTGCTGTGCGTGGGCGCCGCCATGGAGTTCGCCATCGGCCTGCAAAGCCGGGCGCCCTTGTGGGTGCAGCGCAACGGCCTGGAATGGCTCTGGCGCCTGGCCAGCAATCCGCGCAGGCTCTGGCGCCGCTACCTGGTCGAAGACACCCGCTTCCTCGCGTTGTGCTGGCGCGAGTGGCGCACGCGCCGGCAGGGCCGGAGCCCTGGCGCATGACCTTGGCCTTCCGGCCGACCTGCCTTGCATTGGCGCTCCTGGCCGCCCTGGCGGCGGTTCCGGCGCAGGCCCAGAGTCCTACCTTCCCCGAAGGCATGGAACACATCTTCCGGCTGCGCAGCATGCCGCAGTACCACAGCAACCCCGCCCGCCTGCCCGACAACGACACGCGCCGCCAGGGCAGCCAGGTGCTGATCAACACGATCGGCGGCGCGGTGCGCATGCCACTGCTGTCCGAGCGCACCCGCCTGGAACTGGCGGGCAACATCGGCGACGCCCGCTACGACGGCAACCGCCAGCTGGACCATCAGCCCAAGCAGTTCTCGGCGGCCTTGCCGTGGCGCGCGGGCAAGCTCTTCGCGGGCCGCTTTTCGTATGGCTACAGCGACCGGCTGTACGAATACCTGAACCGCACCTGGCCCGACCGCGACATGCAGGCGCAGCAGCGCTGGCAGACGCAACTGGGCCTGCGCGTGACGGAAGACCTGACGCTGCCGCTGCTTTCCGTCCACCAGGGCCGTTCGCGCTACGAAACGGACCTGAACCGCACGCTGTACAACCGTGATGAAACCGGCTGGGAAGCCAGCGCCTATTACTCGGGCATGGATCGCAGCTTCGTCAACGCGGGCTTCCGGCAGTCGCGCGTGACCTACATCGATCGCACGGACTTCTGGCGCGCGCAGATCGACGATGCCTATCAGGACAACGAGATCTTCATCGATTCGCATTGGGACCTGACGATCAAGACCTCGGTGGAGACGCGCTTCGGCTACCTGCGCCGCAGCTACGAGAACCTGGGCGAACGCGACACGTCGCTGCTCACGATCGATACCCGCGCCTCGTACCAGTATTCCCCCAAGACCCGCTTCGAGGTCTACGCCTGGCGCCGCCCCTACAGCAACGACGACAGCCCCGACACCCTCTATTCGACCCAGACGGGCCTGCGCATGACCATGCGCTGGCAGGCCAGCGACCGCAGCGCGGCCTGGCTGAGCGTCGCCCGCGAGGTGCAGGCGGACACCCGCTTCTCGGGCGTGGACAGCCGCAGCACGGTGTGGCGCTACGGCACCCGCCTGGAGTGGAAGGCCACGGACAACGTGCGGATGGTGCTGGACGGCTACCGCACGCGCGAAGTCGGCGCCGATGCCGGCAACAGCTTCTCGCAGAACATCCTGCGGCTGGGCGTGGAGTTCAGCACCAGCCGCGGCAGCAGCCAGCCCGAGCGCATGCTCTTCACGTCGGAATGCGATTGGCGCTATGTGGAGTATCTGCTGTGCGACGCCATCCGGCCGGAGTGAACCGACGCGCGGCCGCCGGAAAAGCCATGGCATTCACTCGTCGCGCAGGCAGCCCAGGAATGCCGTCGTCAGGCTGGAGTCGGCTTGCTGCTGCGCGGCAAGGATGTACCGGAAAAACGCTTGCGACCCTCTCGAAGGCGATCACGGACGTCGCACGGGAACCGGCAACGATACATCGCGCATCGCATTGGCGCCGGTCCGTATCCGACGCCAATGCCGTCCCGCCTCAATACGCGTGACGGTCCCAGAAGACCAGCAGCACCGTGCGGAACAGGATCTTCACGTCCAGCCAGAATGACCAGTTCGCGATGTAGTAGCGGTCGTAGGACACGCGGCGCTGCATCTTGTCCGGCGTGTCGGTCTCACCGCGCAAGCCGTTGACCTGCGCCCAGCCGGTGATGCCCGGCTTGACCGTGTGCCGCAGCATGTAGCCGCGGATCTGCTTGCGATAGAACTCGTTGTGCTCGGCCGCGTGCGGGCGCGGCCCCACCAGGCTCATGGTGCCCTGGATCACGTTGAAAAGCTGCGGCAGCTCGTCGAGCGACGTCTTGCGCAGGATGCGGCCGATCTTGGTGACACGGTCATCGTTGACCTGCGCCTGCTTCAGCACGGCGCCCTCGGTGGGCTTGGGCTGCACGCGCATGGAGCGGAACTTGTAGACCGTGATCGGGCGGCCGCCCTCGCCGTAGCGCCGCTGGCGGAAGATGATCGGCCCGGGCGAATCAAGGCGTATGGCCAGCGCCGCGCCCAGCATGATGGGCGAGACCATGAGCAGCCCCAGCGTGCCCAGCGCTATGTCCATGCCGCGCTTGATGCTCTTGGACAGGCCAAGCATCTTGGTTTCGTGCAAGGCCAGCAGCGGCACGCCCGCGATGTCGGCGCCGCTGACCGCGAACTCGTCGAGCAGCGGCGACTCGGGCATGAAATAGATGGACGCCGTCGAATCGTAGACGCGGTTCATCAGCTCCTGCGCCCGCGGGCTGGTCTGCTCGATGCCCAGGCCCACGAACAGGATGTCGATGCGGTCGCGCCCGACATGCCGCAGCGCCTGGTCGTAGGCGCCCAGATAGGTGGGCATGAAGGCATCGTCGTCATCGCTCACGACCGGCTCTTCGGCGTAATAGCCCAGCACGCGGATGCCCAGGATGGGCGAGCGGTTCAGGCGCAACGCCAGCTTCAGC from Orrella dioscoreae includes the following:
- a CDS encoding SLBB domain-containing protein, with amino-acid sequence MASSKVWRNVAAGLLGLACCMAAQAQIPLPSENPFRVTPRAAPTAPQPVLRSGPEIVDTTTMPRGTAPAPVAAPAATPAPAPVFEPVPAPASPAIAAPAPRALPESVSDVGPLVAPVETVVEASGAVAVVGPGDTLSVSVLGQPELDARLTIDADGRITVPFLGELDVSGLAPTEVGRRVAEGLRKGGYLQDPKVAVDVLRVRSRVASILGEVNRPGRYAIEGRLTLLELLAMAGGVREGASDTAVLIRPGIDPFTQQRVELFVGNRQLPAREIQNVVLQAGDVVFLAQAPRFYVHGEVSRSGSFPVEPELTVMRAIAIAGGMTQRASDGRISINRKGPDGGIVKIKVKLDDAVLPGDVVFVDERFF
- a CDS encoding WecB/TagA/CpsF family glycosyltransferase, coding for MPAPPAPIRRLFGLDILAVTFDEAVTLLSEAAVRRDGAAKVVVTPNVDHVVRLERQPEFKRNYAQADFLFADGMPVIWASRLLGEPLPERVTGADLFTALCRQAVAGNWRVALLGGMPGDEARLQARFEEYYPGLRIDIRCPSMRFDPHGEEGLAAADWVRELDADVVFVCLGMPKQENWSLRHAPSFGGGIVLCVGAAMEFAIGLQSRAPLWVQRNGLEWLWRLASNPRRLWRRYLVEDTRFLALCWREWRTRRQGRSPGA
- a CDS encoding undecaprenyl-phosphate glucose phosphotransferase — its product is MYLNEKPSHNDSLFMLACAGASALIAGGIFAMLMSRHGISSVPMYTQTVPLLLALGTFLTFFPFNLLISARNTLWMLGQGVIRWLRVLFLAMAALFFLPETGTNTEWLRVVLGEWALMTLPLQLLVLACTRSAIFLINNSSSNRRHAAFIGLGPEALKLALRLNRSPILGIRVLGYYAEEPVVSDDDDAFMPTYLGAYDQALRHVGRDRIDILFVGLGIEQTSPRAQELMNRVYDSTASIYFMPESPLLDEFAVSGADIAGVPLLALHETKMLGLSKSIKRGMDIALGTLGLLMVSPIMLGAALAIRLDSPGPIIFRQRRYGEGGRPITVYKFRSMRVQPKPTEGAVLKQAQVNDDRVTKIGRILRKTSLDELPQLFNVIQGTMSLVGPRPHAAEHNEFYRKQIRGYMLRHTVKPGITGWAQVNGLRGETDTPDKMQRRVSYDRYYIANWSFWLDVKILFRTVLLVFWDRHAY